The nucleotide sequence CCCGAAGAGCTGGTCCGCGCGCTCGCCGCCGCGAAGGCCGAAACGGTTTTCGAGACGCTTGGCGGGCACGGCGACATGGTCATCGTCGGCTGCGATTCGATGCTGTCGATCAACGGCGAGATGGTCGGAAAGCCGATCACGCCGGAAGCCGCGCGCGAGCGCTGGGCGTCGATGGCGGGCAAGACGGGTGAACTCCTGACGGGCCACTCGATCATCCGCGTCGAGAATGGCGTGAAGACGAAAGAAGCGTCCGGAACCGAAGGCACCACTGTTCGCTTCGGCACGCCGTCGCAAGAAGAGATCGAGGCGTACATCGCTTCCGGAGAGCCGCTTCAGGTGGCAGGCGGATTCACGCTCGACGGGCTCGGCGGCTGGTTCATCGAGGGAATCGACGGCGATTTCTCGAGCGTCATCGGGATCAGCCTGCCGCTGACCCGGCGTTTGCTGGCCGAGGTCGGTGTCAGCGTCATCGAACTGTGGACGCGTCCCGCATCCTGAGACGACTCCCACACGATCGGGTGATCCGGAAGAGTCCTGCTTCGCCGAACGTTCTTCACGTTCGGGAAATCAGGAAACCTTCACGCACCGGAGTCGCCCCGTGTCTTTCATTCGGACCTATACAAGGCCAAAGGTCTTCGCGGCGGCGGTCCTCGGCTCGCTCGTCGTGGGCGCCCTGCTCGGCGTGCTCGCCAGGACGACCGAGGCGAGCTGGCTGACCGACCTGCTCGACCAGATCGGCACCATCTTCACGACGCTGCTGCAGATCGCGGTGATCCCGCTGGTCTTCACGGCGATCGTGGTCGGGATCAACAGTCTGCGCAATCTCGGCGGCGGCAAGAAGGCCGCGCGACTGGGTGGCAAGACCGTCCTGTGGTTCGCGATCACCTCGTTCATCGCTTCACTGATCGGCATCGCCGTCGCGAAGCTGTTCAACCCTGGCAGCGGCGGTCTCGGTGAAGGCGTCGCCGCGACGGCGAAGAACGCGGACAAGGCCACCAAGAGCGTCGACAACTGGGGCTCCTGGAGCGCCTTCATCGAAGGCTTCCTGCCGAAGAACTTCTTCGCGGCCTTCAGCGAGGGCTCGACGCTTCAGGTGCTGTTCCTCGCCGTGATCATCGGCGCGGCCGCCTACAGCCTCGGCGACAAGGCCAAGCCGTTCGTCGACTTCACCACCAGCGTCTTCGAGATCATCCAGCGCTACCTCGGCTGGATCGTCCGGCTCGCCCCGATCGGCATCATCGGCCTGATCGGCGCCGCGGTCTCGAACTACGGTGACGCCCTGTTCCGGCCGCTGTTGTCCACCACTCTCGCGGTGTACGTCGGCTGCTTGCTGGTGCTGCTGGTGGTCTACCCGATCCTGCTTCAGTTCGTGGCGAAGGTCAGCCCGCTGAAGTTCTTCTCGAAGGCCGGCACGGCGATCCAGTTCGCCTTCGCTTCGCAGTCTTCGGCCGCGACACTGCCCCTCACCCGGCAGTCCGCCGTGAACCTGGGCGTCCAGCCCGCGTACGCCGCCTTCGCGACTCCGCTGGGCAGCGCCACGAAGATGGACGGCTGCGCCGCGGTGTTCCCCGCCATCGGCGCCATCTTCATCGCGAACCTCTCCGGCGTCTCGCTGAACATCTGGCAGTACGTCGGGATCGTCGTGGTCGCCGTGCTCGGCGCGCTGGCCACCGCGGGCACCACCGGCTGGCTGACCGCGCTGACCCTGACCACCGCGTTCATCGGGCTCGACGCGCAGCAGGTGGCGCTCGGGATCGCGCTGATCTACTCGGTGAACCCGATCATGGACATGATGCGGACCGCGACCAACGTCGCGGGCCAGATCGTCGTGCCGGTGGTCGTCGCGCGTGGCGAAGGCCTGTTGGACGACGACGTGCTCAACTCGCCGACGGACCCTTCGCCCACTTCCGACGGCGAAGCGGCTACTACCTCTCGGAGGGAGCCTGCTGCCGCGGGTGCTTGAGGTTCTTAGAGTCCGTGAAGGCCCCCTTCCCTACCCTCAAGGTAGCGAAGGGGGCCTTCACGGACTTCAGGCTCCGAGGACCGGCCGCCACCCACGCTCTCACTGGGGGCACGCCCGCAGATCCGCCTTCGTCAGCCGCACATCCGGCCATCCCCTCAGTTCCGAGGGCGCGGTGTACCGGCGCGTGCAGCCCACCGAACCGCGCGCGACGTCGTAGACCTCCGCGAGCACCGGCGCCGCCTGGCACCGAGCCGAGCCGGACTGCGCGCCGGGGCACTCGTGCCGCACGACGATGACGTCCGCGATCCCGTCGGCGGTCACGTCGTTCAGGGCGATCGTCCCGGCGTCGGAGAAATACGGCTTCCCGGTGTCCCGCCAGATTCCGCCGCGCGCGACGAACAGCTCGCCCGCCGAGCCGCCGCCCACTTCGCCACGCACCAGGCACACCGGCGTCACCCCGTCGACGCACCGCAGAGAATCGCCCTTCAGGGTGACCCCCATGTCGTTGACGATCAGCGGGTACACGGTGTCCGACCCGATCCGGACCACGCCCTGCTTCCCCGCGTCGTCGGCCATCAGCACGACGGGCAGCCCGCCGACGGTCATCGCGCCGATCTCCCGGCAGGCGGAGTCGCCGCAGTCGACGCCGGGCGTATGCGGGGCACCGTCGGACGCCGGAGGCACGCCGGGGTCGCCGGCGGGCGCCGGAGCGGCGGGGCGGAGCAGGACCACGGCCACGATCACGCCCGCCGTCACCACCACCGCCAGCAGCGCGGTGAGCAGCACGGATCGCGGGGCCCGCGCTTCCTGAGTCCGCATATCCGAGAGCGTAAGTGATCTAGCGCAGAGTGCACGTCTATGTTGTTCCTGTGACGAATCCCGGACTGCCCCCAGCGCTGTTCCTCCCGACGGCGAAAAAACCGAAGGACTACAGGAGCGCGGAGATCGAACTCCGTGCGACCAAGGACGGCCGGATGGCGCTGATCGCCTTCAGTTCCGTGCAGCGACTGGTCGAGTGCTGCGGTCCGCATCAGCCGTGGGCGCTGGTCAAATCCGAGCATCTCGGCCGGGTCCACCAGGCCCAGCCGTACGACTTGATCGTGCTCGATTCCGACCTTCCGGAAGAACTGCGGCACCGCGAGGCGCTGGTATAAACAAAGGTCACTGGGTGGCCTTGCTCTCACTAATCGGGGCGGGAACTTCCGTAAACTGCTGCGGAGCCGCATCGGGGCGGCCCGACGTGCGAACGCAGGAGGTACGGCGTGACCGAGCAGGCCGGCACAGGTGGTCCGGTGACCAAGATCCTGATCGCGAACCGCGGGGAGATCGCGGTACGGGTGATCAGGGCGGCGAAAGACGCCGGGCTGACCAGCGTGGCCGTCTACGCCGACCCGGATCGTGACGCACCCCACGTCCGCCTCGCCGACGAGGCCTTCGCACTCGGCGGCACCACCGCGGCCGAGAGCTACCTCGTCTTCGACAAGCTGCTCGACGCCGCCAAGCGGTCGGGCGCGGACTCGGTCCACCCCGGCTACGGGTTCCTCTCCGAGAACGCGGACTTCGCCCAGGCCGTGATCGACGCCGGGCTGACCTGGATCGGGCCGAGCCCGCAGGCCATCCGCGACCTCGGGGACAAGGTCACCGCGCGCCACATCGCGCTGCGCGCCGGAGCTCCGCTCGTGCCCGGTACGAAAGACCCCGTCGCGAACGCCGACGAGATCGTCGCCTTCGCCGACGAGCACGGCCTGCCGGTCGCGATCAAGGCGGCGTTCGGCGGTGGTGGTCGCGGGCTGAAGGTCGCCCGCACCCGCGAAGAGATCCCGGAGCTCTTCGAATCCGCGACGCGCGAGGCGATCTCCGCGTTCGGCCGCGGCGAATGCTTCGTCGAGCGCTACCTGGACAAGCCGCGCCACGTCGAGGCGCAGGTCCTCGCCGACCAGCACGGCAACGCCATCGTCGTCGGCACCCGCGACTGTTCGCTGCAGCGCCGCCACCAGAAGCTGGTCGAGGAGGCGCCCGCGCCGTACCTGACCGACGAGCAGCGCAAGCGCATCCACGAATCCGCGAAGGCGATCTGCAAGGAAGCCGGCTACTACGGCGCCGGGACCGTCGAGTACCTCGTCGCCGTCGACGGCACGATCTCGTTCCTCGAGGTCAACACGCGTCTGCAGGTCGAGCACCCGGTGTCCGAGGAGACCACGGGCCTCGACCTCGTGCGCGAGATGTTCCGGATCGCGCGCGGTGAGAAGCTGCGCATCACCGAGGACCCGGAACCGCGCGGCCACTCGATCGAGTTCCGCATCAATGGTGAGGACGCCGGCCGCGGTTTCTTGCCCGCGCCCGGCACCGTGACGAAGTTCGTCGCGCCGAGCGGCCCCGGCGTCCGCGTCGACTCGGGTGTCGAGTCCGGCAGCGTGATCGGCGGCCAGTTCGACTCGATGCTCGCGAAGCTGATCGTCACCGGATCGGACCGGCAGAACGCGCTCGAGCGCAGCCGCCGCGCCCTGGCCGAGATGGTCGCCGACGGGATGGCGACGGTCCTGCCGTTCCACCGCGTGATCGTGGAAGACCCGGCCTTCGTCGGCGACGAGAACGGGTTCAGCGTGCACACCCGCTGGATCGAGACCGAGTTCGAGAACACGATCGAGCCGTTCGTGGCACCGGAAGCCGCCGACGCCGAGGAAGAGGCGCCGCGGCAGAACGTCGTCGTCGAGGTCGGCGGCCGCCGTCTCGAAGTGTCGCTCCCCGGCGGTTTCTCGCTCGACGCCGGTGGCGGCGGCGGGACGGCCGTGAAGGCCAAGCCGCGCAAGCGCGCGGGCGGTACCAAGGCGGCGGTGAGCGGCGACGCGGTCACCGCGCCGATGCAGGGCACCATCGTCAAGGTCGCCGTCGAAGAGGGCCAGCGGGTCGAAGCGGGCGAGCTGGTCGTCGTGCTCGAAGCGATGAAGATGGAGAACCCGGTCACCGCGCACAAGGCGGGCACGGTCACCGGCCTCGCGGTCGAGGTCGGTGCCGCGGTGACGCAGGGCACCCAGCTGTTCGAACTGAAGGACTGAGCCACCGCCACGGCCCGGTGGGTCCATTGTGGACTCACCGGGACTGACGGATGTCGTGGTTGACGGGGCCTCACCCGGCCTACCATCACCAGGGTGAGCGAGGTTCCGTCTCCGCGGCTGCGGATCAGTGATCAGGATCGCGAGTCCGCGCTGGCCGCGCTCGGCGAGCACATGACCGCCGGCAGGATCGACATCGACGAGTTCGGCGAGCGATCCGCCCGGGTCACGGCCGCCAAGACGCGCGGCGACCTGTCCGAGGTCTTCGCCGACCTGCCCGAACCGCGTCCGCGCTACGACACGCCCAGGAGCGAACCGGAGAAGCCGGCATCCCCATGGGCGGGCATCTCCCCGGCGCAACGCGTCATGGGCGCGCTCCTGCCGATCCTGTTCATCGCCACCATCGCGCTCATCATCACCACCGGTATCACCTGGTGGTTCATCCTCGTCCCGATCGGGATCAGCGCCGTCGGCGAGGGCATCTGGGGCAAGGGCTGGGAGAACTCCCACAAGAAGCTCGGCAAGCAGCGCCGACGGGAGCTGGACGGCTGATCCGCCCGTAGACTCGGGACGTGAGTGCCGAGAGACCGGACATGCGGCTGAGCGACGCCGAACGCCAAGACGCGCTCGAAGCGCTGGAGGAGCATGTCCGCACCGGCAGACTCGACCTCGACGAGTTCGGGACCCGGTCGGCGAAGATCAGCGCGGCGAGGATGGCCAGCGAGCTCGAACCGCTGTTCACGGACCTGCCCTCGCCTCGCCCGAGCGCGCTGCTCCCCCTGCCTCCGATGCCCGGTGTCGCGCAGGCGTCCGCGAAGAACGAGGTCCAGCCGTCCAAATGGCTGACGGCCAGCGCGGTGCCGATCGCCGCGGCGGTCGCGATCGCGTTGTTCTTCTTCACCCGGGGGACGTTCCTCGTCTTCCTGCTGCCGCTGGCGGTCGCGCTGATCATGAGCCGCCGCCGCTAGACAACCGAAAGCCCGGTTCGCGCGTGTCCTCGGTACATCTGGGGAAATGGGGACGAACATGATCGTCAAGTCCAGAGTGCGCGGCGGGGCCCTGCTCGCCGCCACCACCATCGGCATGACCGTGCTGGGCGCCGTGCCCGCGAGCGCGGCGGAGGGACACTGGGAGGCCACCTTCCTGACTCTGCCCGCGGGTAGCGAACTCTCGCGGGGCTTCGTCACCGGCGCGGACGGGCACGGCGGCTACGCGGGCGCCTTCCCCATCGGCGGCACCTCGCAGATCGTCACCTGGAAGAACGGCGCACCGACCGTCCACGGGGTACCGGCCGGCTACGAATGGGCGATGGCCTGGGACCAGAACGGGTCCGGCACGGTGGTGGGCGACGCGTCCGACTACGACACCGGCGACACCAGGCCGTTCGTCCTCGACGCGAACGGGTTCCGGGTCCTCCCGGTCCCGGCGGGGTTCTCGTACGTCTACGGCGTGGCCGTCAACGACCAGGGTGACGTGGTCGGCAACGCCCACAAGAAGGACGATCCGGACGGCACCCGCGCGGTGCTGTGGCGGGCCACCGCCACCTCGGCCGGTCCCGAGTTGCTTCCCGCGGGGCTGCTGGCGACCGACATCGACGATGACGGCACGGTCCTGCTGAGCCGTCTCCACAACGGCGGATTCGTGTGGAAGAACGGCGCCCTCACCGGGGTCACCGCCCCCGCCGGATACGAGTCCGTGACCGTGCGGGCCATCAACGCCGGCCGGATCGTCGGCAGCGCCTACGACCCGGCGATCCGGGATTCGCAGGCGTTCGTGTGGAGCACGCCGTCCACCGCGGAAGCGCTGCCCGGTGGCGTGTACGGCGTCGACCTCAACTCGCACGGGCTCACGACCGGGCTGGAGCCGGCTCCCGAGCCGATCAGGAACCGCTCGGTGACCTGGCAGGGCACCGAGCGGACCGGGCCTTTGCCGACCCCGGCGGGCTTCGGACGGGCGCAAGGCCGGGTCGTCTCGGAGGACGGGACGATCGCGGGAATCACCTCGGACAACCCACTGGACGAGGGCGGCACGCCGGTGGTCTGGCACTACGTGCGGTGATCTCCGGCCGGGGTGGTCCGCGTGCGGGCCACCCCGGTCTGGTTACCCTCGAAGAGTGGAACCGGTGGAGATCAACGCGGGCGAGTACTACCTGCGGCAGCTGCGGGCGGACAAGGCCCTCGACGACCGTCCGGCGCTGGTCGCGGCCTTCGCCGATCCGACGCACCGTAAATACGTCCTGAACTATCGCTTGCGCGACCTCGACGAGGCGACCGAGTACGTCGCGCTGCGCGCCGCCCAGTGGGCGGGTGACGAGCGCTGTTCGTGGGCGGTGGCCGAACCGACCACCGGGGATCTGCTGGGCGAGGTCGGCCTGCGGGACCTGGATCTCGATGCCGGATACGCGGAGGCGTCGGTCTGGGTGCGCGCGGCGTCGCGGGGCAAGGGCGTCGCGAGCACCGCGCTCAGCGCCGCCCTGCGCTTCGGTTTCGGCGGGCTCGGCCTGCGCGAGGTCAGCTACCGCTACGAAGAGACCAACGAGGTGTCCGCTTCGGTCGCCCGCAAATGCGGGTTCACCCTGGTCGGGCCCGAACTGGAGCCGGCCCCGACCGGGGAACGCCTCATCCGCTGGTGCCGCCGCAATTAGTCACCTACTTGCCCGCGATCGAGGTCCGGCGCCGGTGAGCGCCCAGGCAAGTAGGTGACTAATTGCGGCGGGTGGTCAGAAGGGGTAGGTGGGCGGCGGGTTCCGGACGGTGACCCATCGGGTCTCGGTGAAAGCCTCGATGTTCGCCGCCGCGCCGCCGAAGCGGCTTCCGGTGCCCGAAGCAGCGACGCCGCCGAAGGGGCTGTTCGCCTCGTCGCTGACGGTCTGGTCGTTGATGTGCACGATCCCGGTCGGGACGCGGTCGGCGAGCTCCAGTCCTTTGAGGACATCGCGCGTGACGATCCCCAGCGACAGCCCGTACTCACTCGCCGTCGCGAGGCGGACGGCCTCCTCCGCGTCGGAGAACCGCACGACCGGCGCGACCGGGCCGAAGATCTCCTCGGCCACCGCGGGCGCCGTCGACGGCACGTCGGCGAGCACCGTCGCGGCGTAGAACAGCCGGTCGTACTCGGCGCCGGCGGCGACCCTCGCCCCCGCCGCGACGCTGGCCGTGACCAGCTCGTGGATCTTGTCCCGCTGCCCGGCGTCGATGATCGGCCCGAGCGCCACCTCGTCCCGCGCCGGGTCGCCCACGCGCAACGCGGCCGCCTTCGCCGCCAGCCGCTCGACGAAGTCGTCGTAGAGCCGCTCGTGCACCAGGTGCCGACCGGTGGTCATGCAAATCTGGCCTTGGTGGAAGAAGGAGCCGAACGCGGCGACTCCGGCGGCTTCGTCGACGTCCGCGTCGTCGAGCACGATGATCGCGGAGTTCCCGCCCAGTTCCAGATGTGCCCGCTTCAGGTGCTTCCCGGCGAGTTCGCCGACCTTGCGCCCGGCGCCTGTCGACCCGGTGAACGAGATGACCCGGACCGCCGGATGCGTCACCAGCGTCTCGCCGACGTCGGCGCCGCCCGGCAGCATCTGCAGCACCCCCGGCGGCAGACCCGCTTCCTCGAAGATCCGCGCGAGGACGACGCCACCGGTGACGGCGGTGCGCGGGTCCGGCTTCAGGATGACGGCGTTCCCCAGCGCGAGCGCCGGGGCGACCGAACGGATGCCCAGGATGATCGGCATGTTGAACGGCGAGATCACCGTGACGACACCGGCCGGGACGCGGCGCGCCATCGAAAGGCGCGGCTCCTCACTCGGCAGAAGCTCGCCGTACGGGCGTCCGGGCAGAGCCGCCGCTTCATAGCACTCCTGCTCCGCGACGTGCAGCGAAAAGCCCGCGACTCCCGGCACGGCGCCGACCTCGCGGACGTTCCACCAGCGGATCTCGTCGGCGTGCTCGGACCACAGCCGGGCGGCTTTGCGCAGGATCGCGGCCCGCTGGACATGCGGTGTCGCGGCCCAGGCCCGCTGCGCCTCGGCCGCCGTTTCCGCCGCTTTCGCGGCGTCTTCGGCCGAGGCGATCCCCACGCTGCCCAGCACTGCTCCGGTCGCGGGCTCCGTGACATCTCGGATGCCACCGGTCCCGGGCACCCAGGAACCGCCGGCGAAGATCCGGTCCGTCCACGTCGCCGAGTCGAGAAACACCACAAGGCCGCCTTCCGTCTCTGGGACGGCCGACGCTATGCCAGATTCACCGGATCAGGCAACGATCCTTGCGCGCGTGGCACACCACGCGGCAGGGACGATCAACTCACCGGTTCGATGATCCCCGAGCGCGCTTCCGGTGCGGCCGAGCGCAACGCGTCGGCGGCCTCGTCGCTCGGCTGCGACTGGGACTCCCGTTCCGCGTCGACCCGCGCCTTGTACACCTCGACTTCGCGTTTCTCCTCGTCCTTCGACCAGCCGAGCACTTCGCCCACCAGCGTGGCGACCTGCGCGGCGCAGTCGACGCCTCGGTGCGCGTACTCGATCGAGATCCGCGTCCGGCGCGCGAGCACGTCTTCCAGGTGAAGCGCGCCCTCGTGGCTGGCCGCGTAGACGACCTCGACACCGAGGTAGTCCGGAGCGTGCTCCAGCGGCTTCAGCAGCTCTGGCCGTCCTTCGCCGAGCGCGAGGACCTCGTGCACCATCGAGCCGTACCGGTCGAGCAGATGACGCACGCGGTACGGGTGCAGCCCGTGTTCGCTGGCCAGATGGTCGGCCTGGTTGACCAGCGCGTGGTACCCGTCCGCGCCCAGCAGCGGCACCTTGTCCGTGATGGACGACTGCGGCCTGCCCGGAAGATCGACGGCCGCGGCGTCGACGGCGTCGGCCGCCATCACCCGGTACGTCGTGTACTTGCCGCCCGCGATCGCGACCAGTCCCGGCGCGACACGCGCGACCGCGTGCTCACGCGAAAGCTTCGACGTCTCTTCGCTTTCCCCGGCCAGCAAAGGCCGGAGACCCGCGTAGACGCCTTCGATGTCGTCGTGGGTCAGCGGTGTCGCGAGCACGGTGTTGACGTGTTCGAGGAGGTAGTCGATGTCGTGCTTCGTCGCGGCGGGATGCGCGAGGTCGAGGTTCCAGTCGGTGTCGGTGGTCCCGACGATCCAGTGGTTGCGCCACGGGATGACGAACAGCACGGACTTCTCGGTGCGCAGGATCATGCCCGATTCCGAGACGATCCGGTCACGCGGGACGACGATGTGCACACCCTTGCTCGCCCGCACCCGGAACCGGCCGCGGCCGCCGGAAAGACGCTGCAGTTCGTCGGTCCACACGCCGGTGCAGTTGACCACCGCGGAGGCGTGGACCTCGGTCTCGCGGCCGTCCTCGACGTCGCGCACGCGGACCCCGGAAATGCGGTCCGCCTCGCGGAGGAAACCGACCACCTGGGTGGAGGTGCGCACCACGGCGCCGTAGTGCGCGGCGGTGCGGGCGACGGTCATCGTGTGGCGCGCGTCGTCGGCTTGCGCGTCGTAGTAACGGATCCCGCCGATCAACGCGGACCGCTTCAGCGCCGGGACCATCCGCAGCGCGCCCGCGCGGC is from Amycolatopsis lurida and encodes:
- a CDS encoding DUF1707 SHOCT-like domain-containing protein, giving the protein MRLSDAERQDALEALEEHVRTGRLDLDEFGTRSAKISAARMASELEPLFTDLPSPRPSALLPLPPMPGVAQASAKNEVQPSKWLTASAVPIAAAVAIALFFFTRGTFLVFLLPLAVALIMSRRR
- a CDS encoding acetyl/propionyl/methylcrotonyl-CoA carboxylase subunit alpha, whose protein sequence is MTEQAGTGGPVTKILIANRGEIAVRVIRAAKDAGLTSVAVYADPDRDAPHVRLADEAFALGGTTAAESYLVFDKLLDAAKRSGADSVHPGYGFLSENADFAQAVIDAGLTWIGPSPQAIRDLGDKVTARHIALRAGAPLVPGTKDPVANADEIVAFADEHGLPVAIKAAFGGGGRGLKVARTREEIPELFESATREAISAFGRGECFVERYLDKPRHVEAQVLADQHGNAIVVGTRDCSLQRRHQKLVEEAPAPYLTDEQRKRIHESAKAICKEAGYYGAGTVEYLVAVDGTISFLEVNTRLQVEHPVSEETTGLDLVREMFRIARGEKLRITEDPEPRGHSIEFRINGEDAGRGFLPAPGTVTKFVAPSGPGVRVDSGVESGSVIGGQFDSMLAKLIVTGSDRQNALERSRRALAEMVADGMATVLPFHRVIVEDPAFVGDENGFSVHTRWIETEFENTIEPFVAPEAADAEEEAPRQNVVVEVGGRRLEVSLPGGFSLDAGGGGGTAVKAKPRKRAGGTKAAVSGDAVTAPMQGTIVKVAVEEGQRVEAGELVVVLEAMKMENPVTAHKAGTVTGLAVEVGAAVTQGTQLFELKD
- a CDS encoding glycerol-3-phosphate dehydrogenase/oxidase, producing MASSQREAENSPARLGPLKREESWQRLGEDKFDLVVIGGGVVGAGTALDAATRGLRVALVEARDLASGTSSRSSKLFHGGLRYLEQLEFGLVREALRERELMLTTIAPHLVKPVSFLYPLTHRVWERPYTAAGLLMYDTMGGARSVPGQKHLSRAGALRMVPALKRSALIGGIRYYDAQADDARHTMTVARTAAHYGAVVRTSTQVVGFLREADRISGVRVRDVEDGRETEVHASAVVNCTGVWTDELQRLSGGRGRFRVRASKGVHIVVPRDRIVSESGMILRTEKSVLFVIPWRNHWIVGTTDTDWNLDLAHPAATKHDIDYLLEHVNTVLATPLTHDDIEGVYAGLRPLLAGESEETSKLSREHAVARVAPGLVAIAGGKYTTYRVMAADAVDAAAVDLPGRPQSSITDKVPLLGADGYHALVNQADHLASEHGLHPYRVRHLLDRYGSMVHEVLALGEGRPELLKPLEHAPDYLGVEVVYAASHEGALHLEDVLARRTRISIEYAHRGVDCAAQVATLVGEVLGWSKDEEKREVEVYKARVDAERESQSQPSDEAADALRSAAPEARSGIIEPVS
- a CDS encoding DUF1707 SHOCT-like domain-containing protein; protein product: MSEVPSPRLRISDQDRESALAALGEHMTAGRIDIDEFGERSARVTAAKTRGDLSEVFADLPEPRPRYDTPRSEPEKPASPWAGISPAQRVMGALLPILFIATIALIITTGITWWFILVPIGISAVGEGIWGKGWENSHKKLGKQRRRELDG
- a CDS encoding GNAT family N-acetyltransferase; this translates as MEPVEINAGEYYLRQLRADKALDDRPALVAAFADPTHRKYVLNYRLRDLDEATEYVALRAAQWAGDERCSWAVAEPTTGDLLGEVGLRDLDLDAGYAEASVWVRAASRGKGVASTALSAALRFGFGGLGLREVSYRYEETNEVSASVARKCGFTLVGPELEPAPTGERLIRWCRRN
- a CDS encoding dicarboxylate/amino acid:cation symporter; translation: MSFIRTYTRPKVFAAAVLGSLVVGALLGVLARTTEASWLTDLLDQIGTIFTTLLQIAVIPLVFTAIVVGINSLRNLGGGKKAARLGGKTVLWFAITSFIASLIGIAVAKLFNPGSGGLGEGVAATAKNADKATKSVDNWGSWSAFIEGFLPKNFFAAFSEGSTLQVLFLAVIIGAAAYSLGDKAKPFVDFTTSVFEIIQRYLGWIVRLAPIGIIGLIGAAVSNYGDALFRPLLSTTLAVYVGCLLVLLVVYPILLQFVAKVSPLKFFSKAGTAIQFAFASQSSAATLPLTRQSAVNLGVQPAYAAFATPLGSATKMDGCAAVFPAIGAIFIANLSGVSLNIWQYVGIVVVAVLGALATAGTTGWLTALTLTTAFIGLDAQQVALGIALIYSVNPIMDMMRTATNVAGQIVVPVVVARGEGLLDDDVLNSPTDPSPTSDGEAATTSRREPAAAGA
- a CDS encoding SAV_915 family protein, which produces MTNPGLPPALFLPTAKKPKDYRSAEIELRATKDGRMALIAFSSVQRLVECCGPHQPWALVKSEHLGRVHQAQPYDLIVLDSDLPEELRHREALV
- a CDS encoding aldehyde dehydrogenase family protein, which codes for MVFLDSATWTDRIFAGGSWVPGTGGIRDVTEPATGAVLGSVGIASAEDAAKAAETAAEAQRAWAATPHVQRAAILRKAARLWSEHADEIRWWNVREVGAVPGVAGFSLHVAEQECYEAAALPGRPYGELLPSEEPRLSMARRVPAGVVTVISPFNMPIILGIRSVAPALALGNAVILKPDPRTAVTGGVVLARIFEEAGLPPGVLQMLPGGADVGETLVTHPAVRVISFTGSTGAGRKVGELAGKHLKRAHLELGGNSAIIVLDDADVDEAAGVAAFGSFFHQGQICMTTGRHLVHERLYDDFVERLAAKAAALRVGDPARDEVALGPIIDAGQRDKIHELVTASVAAGARVAAGAEYDRLFYAATVLADVPSTAPAVAEEIFGPVAPVVRFSDAEEAVRLATASEYGLSLGIVTRDVLKGLELADRVPTGIVHINDQTVSDEANSPFGGVAASGTGSRFGGAAANIEAFTETRWVTVRNPPPTYPF
- a CDS encoding Maf family protein, with product MRFVLASQSPARLGVLRSAGFDPSVVVSGVDEDAVAASLTDPAPEELVRALAAAKAETVFETLGGHGDMVIVGCDSMLSINGEMVGKPITPEAARERWASMAGKTGELLTGHSIIRVENGVKTKEASGTEGTTVRFGTPSQEEIEAYIASGEPLQVAGGFTLDGLGGWFIEGIDGDFSSVIGISLPLTRRLLAEVGVSVIELWTRPAS